From the genome of Populus trichocarpa isolate Nisqually-1 chromosome 15, P.trichocarpa_v4.1, whole genome shotgun sequence, one region includes:
- the LOC7463080 gene encoding probable Ufm1-specific protease translates to MKATEKVTDEDTIKIFCPRLVLIKNEPGLQWLIGSPFFPPFTIISTLKSIHTSSSSSFPDFIKESDDLRTLLIKGLDVIGALVAGGSSSDDGEKNAREAIGWARKLREFVIGGGGENLENRELIGAVAGLSGGDVKFFVERNGNVTAFDSVVYEENQENFVWERGCLFRCNLPIKMPVYFPVKNEADAEKMYLRAAEAVASSFKDPLATYMVERLSKDISSVPQPVIIRGVDLDFNTDLTNIKLVDDKAAQDSDAKKLTCAHFCLKSKSSPGLISVENADVIQVSVLFNSSGKSPKSSAPLAEYFPALEEARLFFVNFELEVLCYVAKDLLLMSAISKLIVPALVDQFNSMKKAVLPKLLVQHPQLCSYHFNPPGLLHPITVIYELNYGETELKQVEVRRSLHTRLGLPFDRPLLRIANALDFSMMKDGSGNSSKRKGPSLLKDVHIGIPSSGVSGGVVSLVQGSYEYHHYLQDGFDDSGWGCAYRSLQTIISWFRLQHYTSIDVPSHREIQQALVEIGDKDPSFIGSREWIGAIELSFVLDKLLGVSCKIINVRSGAELPEKCRELALHFENQGTPIMIGGGVLAYTLLGVDYNEVSGDCAFLILDPHYTGNDDHKKIVNGGWCGWKKAVDSKGRNFFLHDKFYNLLLPQRPSMV, encoded by the exons ATGAAAGCAACGGAGAAGGTAACCGATGaggatacaataaaaatattttgcccTAGACTAgtactaataaaaaatgaaccgGGTCTCCAATGGCTTATCGGATCTCCATTTTTCCCTCCTTTCACTATCATTTCCACCTTAAAATCCATccacacctcctcctcctcttcctttcCAGACTTCATCAAAGAATCAG ACGACTTGCGGACGCTGTTGATAAAAGGATTGGACGTAATCGGAGCGTTAGTTGCTGGAGGTTCGAGTTCTGATGATGGTGAGAAGAATGCTCGCGAGGCGATTGGTTGGGCGAGGAAATTGAGAGAGTTTGTAATTGGTGGTGGAGGAGAGAATTTGGAGAACCGAGAATTAATTGGTGCGGTTGCGGGTTTGAGTGGTGGTGATGTTAAGTTTTTTGTGGAGAGAAATGGAAATGTAACGGCCTTTGATAGTGTTGTTTATGAAGAGAATCAGGAGAATTTTGTTTGGGAGAGAGGCTGTTTGTTTCGATGTAATCTACCTATTAAAATGCCGGTTTATTTTCCGGTGAAGAACGAGGCTG ATGCAGAAAAGATGTACTTGCGTGCAGCTGAAGCGGTTGCTAGCAGTTTCAAAGACCCATTGGCTACCTACATGGTAGAAAGATTAAGCAAAGACATATCAAGTGTACCTCAACCTGTCATTATCCGTGGTGTAGACTTGGATTTTAACACAGATCTCACAAATATCAAGCTTGTGGATGACAAAGCTGCTCAAGATTCTGAtgcaaaaaaattgacatgcgCACACTTTTGTTTGAAAAGCAAATCTTCCCCGGGATTGATTTCTGTAGAG AATGCAGATGTAATCCAAGTGAGCGTTCTGTTCAATAGTTCAGGAAAGTCCCCTAAATCTTCAGCTCCCCTTGCGGAATATTTTCCAG CTTTGGAAGAAGCCAgacttttttttgtgaattttgagCTGGAAGTGCTCTGCTATGTGGCAAAGGATCTTCTGCTGATGTCTGCAATTTCAAAGTTGATCGTCCCTGCTTTAGTTGACCAGTTCAATTCAATGAAAAAGGCAGTCTTGCCCAAACTCTTAGTTCAACACCCACAG CTATGTTCATATCACTTTAATCCACCTGGGCTGTTGCATCCTATAACAGTTATCTATGAACTCAATTATGGGGAGACAGAATTGAAACAAG TTGAAGTCAGAAGATCCTTACACACGAGGCTGGGATTACCTTTTGATCGTCCGCTTCTAAGAATTGCTAATGCTCTTGATTTCTCTATGATGAAGGATGGTTCAGGAAACAGCTCTAAACGAAAAG GGCCTTCTTTGCTCAAAGATGTACATATCGGGATTCCAAGTAGCGGGG TCTCAGGAGGCGTTGTCTCTCTGGTTCAAGGTTCTTATGAATACCATCACTATCTTCAAGATGGCTTTGATGATTCA GGCTGGGGCTGTGCTTATCGCTCTCTGCAGACTATCATTTCATGGTTCAGACTCCAACACTACACATCCATTGATGTTCCTTCTCATAG GGAAATACAACAAGCACTTGTGGAGATCGGAGATAAAGATCCTTCTTTTATTGGATCACGTGAATGGATTGGTGCTATTGAGTTGAGCTTTGTTTTAGATAAACTTCTGGGC GTAAGTTGCAAGATCATAAATGTTAGATCCGGAGCTGAGCTTCCTGAAAAATGTCGAGAGCTGGCCTTGCACtttgagaatcaaggaacacCTATCATGATTG GTGGTGGTGTTCTTGCATACACCCTTCTAGGAGTTGATTACAATGAAGTGAGTGGAGATTGTGCATTTCTAATACTTGATCCGCACTATACTGGCAATGATGATCACAAGAAAATTGTAAATGGTGGATGGTGTGGATGGAAAAAGGCTGTTGATAGCAAGGGAAGGAATTTCTTTTTACATGACAAGTTCTATAATCTTCTCCTGCCGCAGAGGCCCAGCATGGTGTAG
- the LOC7463083 gene encoding CBBY-like protein isoform X2 — MASSSTTTISLSLATLSSTTATASSSITQTKTSSICSFRSHERTLSSSLLGTRIRVYNKTTRTRVVEKSSTSNGTTCLASSSVLPSALLFDCDGVLVDTEKDGHRISFNDTFNERELGVTWDVDLYGELLKIGGGKERMTAYFNKTRWPEKAPKSEVERKEFIASLHKRKTELFMALIEKKLLPLRPGVAKLIDQALGKGVKVAVCSTSNEKAVSAIVSFLLGAERAEKIKIFAGDVVPRKKPDPAIYTLAANTLGVDPSSCVVVEDSAIGLAAAKAAGMKCIVTKSGKTYPTSCSLVNFGFENIVLSSSAHL; from the exons AtggcatcatcatcaacaactaCCATCTCTCTTTCCTTAGCTACATTGTCTTCTACTACTGCCACTGCTTCTTCCTCAATAACCCAAACTAAGACTTCCTCCATTTGCAGCTTCAGATCCCATGAAAGGACTTTATCTTCTTCGCTACTGGGCACAAGAATACGTGTCTATaacaaaacaacaagaacaagagTGGTGGAAAAGAGTAGCACTTCGAACGGGACCACTTGCTTAGCTTCATCTTCTGTTCTTCCATCAGCTCTTCTCTTTGATTGTGATGGCGTGCTTGTTGATACTGAGAAAGATGGCCACAGGATTTCTTTCAATGATACTTTCAATGAA AGAGAACTGGGAGTAACCTGGGATGTGGATTTGTATGGCGAGTTGCTCAAAATAGGAGGTGGAAAAGAGAG GATGACAGCCTACTTTAACAAGACTAGGTGGCCGGAAAAAGCTCCCAAGAGTGAAGTAGAGAGAAAGGAATTTATAGCTTCACTTCATAAGCGAAAGACAGAGCTGTTCATGGCCCTTATTGAGAAGAAATTGTTACCTCTTCGACCAGGCGTTGCAAA GCTGATTGATCAGGCTCTCGGAAAAGGAGTAAAAGTTGCTGTCTGCAGCACTTCTAATGAAAAGGCG GTCTCTGCGATAGTTTCGTTTCTGCTGGGGGCTGAACGAGCAGaaaagatcaagatatttgcAGGAGATGTTGTTCCACGCAAAAAGCCTGACCCG GCCATTTATACATTAGCAGCCAACACTCTGGGTGTTGATCCTTCAAG CTGTGTAGTGGTGGAGGACAGTGCAATAGGTCTTGCAGCTGCCAAAGCTGCTGGAATGAAGTGTATAGTAACAAAGAGCGG AAAAACCTACCCAACTTCTTGCAGCCTTGTCAACTTTGGGTTTGAGAACATAGTTCTTTCTTCTTCCGCACATCTATAA
- the LOC112324359 gene encoding uncharacterized protein LOC112324359: MATSLGCKSSPMELFVETHVRSEDRQKGVQQFIDNHAQHFVETYNSWLRERYRDDPSTHSDFNPDLWMEARSSGRPEKNRVYGLSNTTAENLRVVHSVSTNESSNRYQGPSLRSSWPCNNTRLISLKNMIDSRLIMNNSAK; encoded by the exons atg gctacgtctcttggatgTAAGtcgagcccaatggagctgtttgttgaGACGCACGTACGGAGtgaagaccgccaaaaaggggtgcaacagttcatcGATAACcacgctcaacactttgtg gagacaTATAATAGCTGGTTAAGGGAGAGATACAGAGATGATCCTTCGACCCACTCGGATTtcaatccggatttgtggatggaggcaaGATCGTCTGGTAGACCCGAAAAAAATCGGGTGTACggactctccaacactacggctgagaACTTGCGGGTAGTCCATAGTGTCTCAACCAATGAGAGCTCCAATCGGTATCAAGGACCTAGTCttaggagttcgtggccttgcaacAACACACGACTCATCTCATTGAAAAATATGATCGACTCTCGGCTGATTATGAACAACTCTGCCAAATGA
- the LOC7463082 gene encoding uncharacterized protein LOC7463082 produces the protein MNTTINPKLPFIIKPFLLSLLLSLTVLIFIALQTPHHRKTTPQQPNNISSKSGGGLRIRPGYSSYDEYIQRQLNKTLNPKLRQIWTTRDWERKVRVFAQFFESLKRRNLLLNSSKALSIGARVGQEVSALKSIGVNDSIGIDLVPYPPLVVKGDFHAQPFMNDTFDFEFSNVFDHALYPWKFVGEIERTLKPGGVCVVHVALSRRADKYSANDLYSVGPLVELFKDSQLVEVRKVDGFGLDTEVVFRKNKRRNI, from the coding sequence ATGAACACCACCATTAATCCAAAACTACCTTTCATTATCAAACCCTTCCTTCTCTCCCTCTTGCTCTCTCTTACGGTCCTCATCTTCATTGCCTTACAAACTCCCCACCACCGCAAAACCACCCCACAACAACCAAACAACATCTCCTCCAAGAGCGGTGGTGGCCTTCGTATCCGGCCGGGGTATTCTTCTTACGATGAATACATTCAGCGACAACtcaacaaaaccctaaaccctaaactccGGCAGATATGGACAACACGGGATTGGGAGCGTAAAGTCCGCGTGTTTGCCCAGTTTTTTGAGTCTTTAAAGCGAAGAAACCTCTTGCTTAACAGTTCAAAGGCATTATCGATCGGTGCTCGTGTGGGGCAAGAAGTGTCGGCTCTAAAAAGTATAGGCGTGAACGACTCGATCGGCATTGACTTGGTACCTTACCCGCCACTTGTAGTGAAAGGAGATTTCCATGCACAGCCTTTCATGAACGACACTTTTGATTTTGAGTTCTCTAATGTGTTTGATCATGCCTTGTATCCGTGGAAATTTGTTGGGGAGATCGAGCGGACGTTGAAGCCTGGTGGAGTTTGTGTTGTACACGTGGCGTTATCAAGACGGGCCGATAAATATTCAGCTAATGATTTGTATAGTGTGGGGCCATTGGTTGAGCTGTTTAAAGACTCCCAGTTGGTGGAGGTTCGGAAGGTTGACGGGTTTGGGCTTGATACTGAGGTGGTCTttaggaaaaacaaaaggagaaatatttaa
- the LOC7463083 gene encoding CBBY-like protein isoform X1, translating into MASSSTTTISLSLATLSSTTATASSSITQTKTSSICSFRSHERTLSSSLLGTRIRVYNKTTRTRVVEKSSTSNGTTCLASSSVLPSALLFDCDGVLVDTEKDGHRISFNDTFNERELGVTWDVDLYGELLKIGGGKERMTAYFNKTRWPEKAPKSEVERKEFIASLHKRKTELFMALIEKKLLPLRPGVAKLIDQALGKGVKVAVCSTSNEKAVSAIVSFLLGAERAEKIKIFAGDVVPRKKPDPAIYTLAANTLGVDPSSCVVVEDSAIGLAAAKAAGMKCIVTKSGYTADEDFLNADAVFDCIGDPPEECFDLAFCGSLLEKQYVS; encoded by the exons AtggcatcatcatcaacaactaCCATCTCTCTTTCCTTAGCTACATTGTCTTCTACTACTGCCACTGCTTCTTCCTCAATAACCCAAACTAAGACTTCCTCCATTTGCAGCTTCAGATCCCATGAAAGGACTTTATCTTCTTCGCTACTGGGCACAAGAATACGTGTCTATaacaaaacaacaagaacaagagTGGTGGAAAAGAGTAGCACTTCGAACGGGACCACTTGCTTAGCTTCATCTTCTGTTCTTCCATCAGCTCTTCTCTTTGATTGTGATGGCGTGCTTGTTGATACTGAGAAAGATGGCCACAGGATTTCTTTCAATGATACTTTCAATGAA AGAGAACTGGGAGTAACCTGGGATGTGGATTTGTATGGCGAGTTGCTCAAAATAGGAGGTGGAAAAGAGAG GATGACAGCCTACTTTAACAAGACTAGGTGGCCGGAAAAAGCTCCCAAGAGTGAAGTAGAGAGAAAGGAATTTATAGCTTCACTTCATAAGCGAAAGACAGAGCTGTTCATGGCCCTTATTGAGAAGAAATTGTTACCTCTTCGACCAGGCGTTGCAAA GCTGATTGATCAGGCTCTCGGAAAAGGAGTAAAAGTTGCTGTCTGCAGCACTTCTAATGAAAAGGCG GTCTCTGCGATAGTTTCGTTTCTGCTGGGGGCTGAACGAGCAGaaaagatcaagatatttgcAGGAGATGTTGTTCCACGCAAAAAGCCTGACCCG GCCATTTATACATTAGCAGCCAACACTCTGGGTGTTGATCCTTCAAG CTGTGTAGTGGTGGAGGACAGTGCAATAGGTCTTGCAGCTGCCAAAGCTGCTGGAATGAAGTGTATAGTAACAAAGAGCGG TTACACAGCTGACGAGGACTTCTTAAATGCCGACGCGGTCTTTGATTGCATTGGGGATCCTCCAGAGGAGTGTTTCGACTTGGCCTTCTGTGGAAGTCTTCTTGAAAAGCAGTATGTCAGCTAG
- the LOC7463081 gene encoding MA3 DOMAIN-CONTAINING TRANSLATION REGULATORY FACTOR 1, producing MATSEGFLTDEQREMLKTASQNADNLLSSSPKGLFPSPLFSDHHLKVPAAGKSGTAGIAVRHVRRSHSGKHVRVKKDGGGGKGTWGKLLDTDVESHIDRNDPNYDSGEEPYQLVGATISDPLDDYKKAVVSIIEEYFSTGDVEVAASDLRELGSSNYHLYFIKRLVSMAMDRHDKEKEMASVLLSALYADVISPSQIRDGFVILLESADDLAVDILDAVDILALFVARAVVDDILPPAFLTRAKKALPESSKGFQVLQTTEKNYLSAPHHAELVERRWGGSTHITVEEVKKKITDLLREYVESGDAVEACRCIRELGVSFFHHEVVKRALVLAMEIRTAEPLILKLLKEASEEGLISSSQMAKGFARLEESLDDLALDIPSAKSLFQSLVPKAISEGWLDASFMKSSGEDGQAQAEDGKVKRFKEEVVTIIHEYFLSDDIPELIRSLEDLGMPEFNPIFLKKLITLAMDRKNREKEMASVLLSALHIEIFSTEDIVNGFIMLLESAEDTALDILDASNELALFLARAVIDDVLVPLNLEEIGSKLQPNCSGSETVRMARSLIAARHAGERLLRCWGGGTGWAVEDAKDKILKLLEEYESGGVLGEACQCIRDLGMPFFNHEVVKKALVMAMEKKNDRMLDLLQVCFNEGLITINQMTKGFTRIKDGMDDLALDIPNAEEKFNFYVEYAQKKGWLLASFGSSVGDGSSKAVAAT from the exons ATGGCGACGAGTGAGGGGTTTCTGACGGATGAGCAGAGGGAAATGTTGAAAACAGCGAGTCAAAATGcagataatttgttgtcttcgTCTCCCAAGGGTTTGTTCCCATCCCCATTGTTCTCTGACCATCACTTAAAAGTTCCTGCTGCGGGGAAATCCGGTACTGCTGGGATTGCGGTGAGGCATGTCAGGAGATCACACTCGGGGAAGCATGTGCGTGTTAAGAAAG ATGGCGGCGGTGGCAAGGGAACATGGGGAAAACTGCTTGACACTGATGTTGAATCCCATATTGATCGAAATGATCCTAACTATGATAGTGGAGAG GAGCCGTATCAGCTTGTTGGGGCAACCATCTCAGATCCTTTAGATGACTATAAGAAGGCTGTTGTTTCAATAATAGAGGAGTACTTTAGTACTGGTGATGTGGAAGTGGCTGCATCTGACCTCAGAGAGCTTGGGTCTAGCAATTATCATCTGTACTTTATCAAGCGACTTGTTTCCATGGCCATGGACAGGCATGATAAGGAGAAGGAAATGGCTTCAGTTCTGCTTTCTGCACTGTATGCTGATGTCATCAGCCCATCCCAGATTAGGGATGGATTTGTCATACTTCTAGAGTCCGCTGATGATCTTGCAGTTGACATACTGGATGCAGTTGACATCCTTGCTTTGTTTGTAGCTCGTGCTGTGGTCGATGATATCCTTCCTCCCGCTTTCCTCACCAGAGCAAAGAAGGCCCTACCAGAATCCTCAAAGGGATTTCAAGTTCTGCAAACTACTGAAAAGAACTATCTTTCAGCCCCACACCATGCAGAACTTGTGGAGAGGAGGTGGGGTGGAAGCACCCACATCACTGTTGaggaagtgaagaaaaaaatcactgaTCTGTTGAGGGAATATGTGGAGAGTGGAGATGCTGTTGAAGCCTGCAGGTGCATAAGGGAGTTAGGGGTTTCATTCTTTCATCATGAGGTTGTTAAGAGGGCTTTGGTTCTTGCCATGGAGATCCGAACTGCAGAACCACTTATATTGAAGCTATTGAAGGAAGCTTCTGAAGAAGGCCTGATAAGTTCCAGTCAAATGGCAAAGGGCTTTGCTCGATTGGAAGAGAGTCTTGATGACCTTGCTCTTGACATTCCATCTGCAAAATCCTTGTTTCAATCCCTCGTCCCCAAGGCTATCTCTGAAGGATGGCTTGATGCTTCGTTCATGAAATCTTCAGGTGAAGATGGACAGGCACAAGCTGAAGATGGGAAAGTAAAGCGGTTTAAGGAAGAGGTTGTGACAATAATTCATGAGTATTTTCTCTCAGATGACATCCCTGAATTGATTCGAAGTCTTGAAGATCTCGGAATGCCTGAGTTTAACCCGATTTTCCTGAAAAAGCTCATCACCCTAGCCATGGACAGGAAGAATAGGGAGAAGGAAATGGCATCTGTGCTGCTTTCAGCTCTTCACATTGAGATATTTTCAACTGAAGATATAGTTAATGGTTTCATCATGCTTCTTGAATCTGCAGAAGATACAGCGCTGGACATTCTGGATGCTTCAAATGAGCTTGCACTCTTTCTTGCCAGGGCTGTGATTGATGACGTCTTGGTTCCTTTGAATCTAGAGGAGATAGGCAGCAAGTTGCAACCAAATTGCAGTGGAAGCGAGACAGTGCGCATGGCTCGATCACTTATTGCTGCCCGTCATGCTGGTGAGAGGCTCTTGAGGTGCTGGGGAGGTGGGACTGGCTGGGCTGTGGAAGATGCAAAGGATAAGATATTGAAGCTACTGGAGGAGTATGAGAGCGGGGGTGTTCTGGGAGAAGCCTGCCAATGTATTCGTGACCTTGGAATGCCCTTCTTTAACCACGAGGTGGTGAAGAAGGCGTTGGTCATGGCAATGGAGAAGAAGAATGACAGGATGCTGGATCTGCTTCAAGTTTGTTTCAATGAAGGCCTGATCACAATCAATCAGATGACCAAAGGCTTCACCCGTATCAAGGATGGGATGGATGATCTGGCTCTCGACATTCCGAATGCAGAGgagaaatttaatttctatgtgGAGTATGCTCAGAAGAAGGGGTGGCTGCTAGCATCTTTTGGGTCATCTGTTGGAGACGGCTCCTCAAAAGCGGTGGCGGCTACTTGA